The Pseudomonas sp. R4-35-07 genome contains a region encoding:
- a CDS encoding NADH:flavin oxidoreductase, producing MPVQALFKPFQLGALQLSTRVVMAPMTRSFSPGGVPNAQVIEYYRRRAAAGVGLIITEGTVVGHQASNGYPNVPHFYGEAALAGWKKVVDAVHAEGGKIVPQLWHVGAVRRIGTEPDGSVPAYGPMEKLKDGKVVVHGMTTQDIKDVIEAFAQAAKDAQRIGMDGVEIHGAHGYLVDQFFWEGSNQRTDEYGGSLANRSRFAIELIQATRAAVGPDFPIILRFSQWKQQDYTARLVQTPEALGEFLKPLSDAGVDIFHCSTRRFWEPEFEDSDLNLAGWTRQLTGKPTITVGSVGLDGEFLQFMVNTDKVAQPASLENLLERLNNDEFDLVAVGRALLVDPDWAVKVREGREADILPFSREALTSLV from the coding sequence ATGCCCGTCCAAGCCTTGTTCAAACCCTTCCAGCTCGGTGCACTGCAACTGTCGACCCGCGTGGTCATGGCGCCAATGACCCGCTCATTCTCTCCGGGTGGCGTGCCCAATGCCCAAGTGATCGAGTACTACCGCCGTCGCGCCGCCGCCGGCGTTGGGTTGATCATCACCGAAGGCACCGTGGTCGGCCATCAAGCCTCCAACGGTTACCCCAACGTTCCGCACTTTTACGGCGAAGCGGCGTTGGCCGGCTGGAAGAAAGTGGTCGATGCGGTCCACGCCGAAGGCGGCAAGATTGTTCCGCAGTTGTGGCATGTGGGCGCCGTGCGCCGTATCGGTACCGAACCTGACGGCAGCGTGCCAGCCTACGGCCCGATGGAAAAACTCAAGGATGGCAAGGTAGTCGTCCATGGCATGACCACCCAGGACATCAAGGACGTGATCGAGGCGTTTGCCCAGGCGGCCAAAGATGCTCAACGCATCGGCATGGACGGTGTGGAAATCCATGGCGCCCACGGCTATCTGGTCGATCAGTTCTTCTGGGAAGGCAGCAACCAGCGTACCGATGAGTACGGCGGCAGCCTGGCCAACCGTTCACGTTTCGCTATCGAATTGATCCAGGCCACCCGTGCTGCGGTCGGCCCGGACTTTCCGATCATCCTGCGTTTTTCCCAGTGGAAGCAGCAGGACTACACCGCGCGCCTGGTGCAAACCCCCGAGGCGTTGGGCGAATTCCTCAAGCCGTTGTCCGACGCTGGCGTGGATATTTTCCACTGTTCCACGCGCCGGTTCTGGGAGCCGGAATTCGAAGATTCCGACCTCAATCTGGCCGGCTGGACCCGCCAGCTGACGGGGAAACCGACGATCACCGTGGGCAGTGTCGGCCTGGATGGTGAGTTCCTGCAGTTCATGGTCAACACCGATAAGGTCGCGCAGCCGGCCAGCCTGGAGAACCTGCTGGAGCGCTTGAATAACGACGAGTTCGATCTGGTCGCCGTGGGCCGTGCGCTGCTGGTGGATCCGGATTGGGCCGTGAAGGTGCGCGAAGGTCGTGAGGCCGACATTCTGCCGTTCAGTCGTGAGGCGTTGACGAGCCTGGTGTAA
- a CDS encoding glutathione peroxidase, with amino-acid sequence MSAFHDLKLKALDGQELPLAPYKGRVVLVVNVASKCGLTPQYAALENLYQQYKDQGFTVLGLPCNQFAGQEPGTEEEIQQFCSLNYGVTFPLGSKLEVNGPERHQLYRLLAGEGAEFPGDITWNFEKFLLGKDGRVLARFSPRTPPEDPSIVQAIEKALS; translated from the coding sequence ATGAGTGCTTTCCACGACCTGAAACTCAAAGCGTTGGATGGGCAAGAGCTGCCGCTGGCGCCTTACAAGGGGCGAGTTGTGCTGGTGGTCAACGTGGCCTCCAAATGCGGCCTGACCCCGCAATATGCGGCGTTGGAAAACCTCTATCAGCAGTACAAGGACCAGGGTTTCACCGTGCTCGGCCTGCCGTGCAACCAGTTTGCGGGCCAGGAACCGGGCACCGAGGAAGAGATCCAGCAATTCTGCAGCCTCAACTATGGAGTGACCTTTCCCTTGGGCAGCAAACTCGAGGTGAACGGGCCAGAGCGTCACCAGCTCTACCGCCTGCTGGCGGGCGAGGGCGCTGAATTTCCTGGGGATATCACCTGGAACTTCGAGAAATTCCTGCTCGGCAAAGATGGCCGCGTGCTGGCGCGTTTTTCGCCACGTACGCCACCGGAAGATCCATCGATCGTCCAGGCCATCGAAAAAGCCCTGAGCTAA
- a CDS encoding CreA family protein — translation MRVMKGLLGLLLAMPLLASAEEIAQVSTVFKFVGPNDRIVVEAFDDPKVDGVTCYLSRAKTGGVKGGLGLAEDRAEASIACRQVGPIHFKGELKDGDEVFKERTSLVFKTMQVVRFLDKKRNTLVYLVYSDRLIEGSPQNAVTAIPILPWPTAQ, via the coding sequence ATGCGCGTAATGAAGGGATTGCTTGGCCTGTTGCTCGCCATGCCACTGCTGGCCTCGGCCGAAGAGATTGCCCAGGTGTCGACGGTGTTCAAGTTTGTCGGCCCCAACGACCGGATTGTGGTCGAAGCGTTTGACGACCCCAAGGTCGATGGTGTGACCTGCTACCTGTCCCGTGCCAAGACCGGTGGCGTCAAAGGCGGCCTGGGCCTGGCCGAAGACCGCGCCGAAGCCTCGATTGCCTGCCGCCAGGTCGGCCCGATCCACTTCAAGGGTGAGCTCAAGGACGGTGACGAAGTGTTCAAGGAGCGCACCTCGCTGGTGTTCAAGACCATGCAGGTGGTGCGTTTCCTCGACAAGAAGCGCAACACGTTGGTGTACTTGGTCTACAGCGACCGCCTGATCGAAGGCAGCCCGCAGAACGCGGTGACGGCGATCCCGATCCTGCCGTGGCCGACCGCTCAGTAA
- the proB gene encoding glutamate 5-kinase produces MRSKVTGAQRWVVKIGSALLTADGKGLDRAAMSVWVEQMVALHEAGVELVLVSSGAVAAGMSRLGWTARPSAMHELQAAAAIGQMGLVQAWESSFAEHGRHTAQILLTHDDLSDRKRYLNARSTLRALVELKVIPVINENDTVVTDEIRFGDNDTLAALVANLVEADLLVILTDRDGMFDADPRNNPDAQLIHEARADDPALDAVAGSVGGALGRGGMQTKLRAARLAARSGAHTIIVGGRLERVLDRLKAGERIGTLLSPERGMLAARKQWLAGHLQTRGTLVLDAGAVSALSQGNKSLLPVGVKLVQGSFRRGEMVVCVAPDGREIARGLANYSALEAQKIIGQSSEAIVGLLGYMAEPELVHRDNLILV; encoded by the coding sequence ATGCGGAGCAAAGTGACAGGTGCGCAGCGCTGGGTCGTAAAGATCGGCAGCGCGTTGCTGACGGCCGATGGCAAGGGACTCGATCGCGCAGCCATGAGCGTCTGGGTCGAGCAGATGGTGGCCTTGCATGAGGCCGGTGTGGAGTTGGTGCTGGTCTCGTCCGGGGCGGTTGCCGCCGGGATGAGCCGCCTCGGCTGGACCGCGCGACCCAGCGCGATGCACGAACTGCAAGCCGCCGCCGCCATCGGCCAGATGGGCCTGGTGCAAGCCTGGGAATCGAGCTTTGCCGAGCACGGCCGCCACACGGCGCAGATCCTGCTGACCCACGACGACCTGTCCGACCGCAAGCGCTACCTCAATGCCCGCAGCACCTTGCGTGCACTGGTGGAGCTCAAGGTCATCCCGGTGATCAACGAGAACGACACCGTGGTCACCGACGAAATCCGCTTCGGCGACAACGACACCCTGGCTGCCCTGGTAGCCAACCTGGTGGAAGCCGACCTGCTGGTGATCCTCACCGATCGCGACGGCATGTTCGACGCCGACCCGCGCAACAACCCTGATGCCCAGCTTATCCATGAAGCGCGCGCTGATGACCCGGCGCTGGACGCCGTGGCCGGCAGTGTCGGCGGCGCCTTGGGCCGTGGCGGCATGCAGACCAAGCTGCGCGCCGCCCGCCTGGCCGCGCGCTCCGGTGCCCACACCATCATCGTCGGCGGGCGCCTGGAGCGCGTGCTCGACCGCCTCAAGGCCGGGGAGCGTATCGGTACGCTGCTGTCGCCCGAGCGCGGCATGCTGGCGGCGCGCAAGCAGTGGCTGGCCGGGCACCTGCAAACCCGTGGCACCCTGGTGCTGGACGCGGGGGCGGTGTCGGCGTTGTCCCAAGGCAACAAGAGCCTGCTGCCGGTGGGCGTCAAGTTGGTGCAAGGCAGCTTCCGCCGCGGCGAGATGGTGGTGTGCGTGGCGCCGGATGGTCGTGAGATCGCCCGCGGCCTGGCCAACTACAGCGCCCTTGAGGCGCAGAAGATTATTGGACAATCGTCTGAAGCGATTGTCGGACTCTTGGGCTACATGGCGGAACCGGAACTGGTGCACCGCGATAACCTCATTCTGGTTTAA
- the cgtA gene encoding Obg family GTPase CgtA translates to MKFVDEVSIRVKAGDGGNGCMSFRREKFIENGGPNGGDGGDGGSIYMMADENLNTLVDYRYTRHFDAERGSNGGSTDCTGKKGEDLVLRVPVGTTIIDSATQEVIGDLTKAGQKLMVVQGGWHGLGNTRFKSSTNRAPRQTTPGKPGEQRDLKLEMKVLADVGLLGLPNAGKSTFIRSVSAAKPKVADYPFTTLVPNLGVVSVDRWKSFVVADIPGLIEGASDGAGLGIRFLKHLSRTRLLLHLVDMAPLDETNAADAAEVIVSELTKFSPALAERDRWLVLNKCDQILEEEHEERVKEIVDRLEWEGPVYVISAIAKEGTERLCRDIMRYLEDRADRLAADPVFKAELAELDQQIEDEARAQLQALDDQRALRRSGVKSVHDIGDDDWDEEDVDDEDGPEIIYVRD, encoded by the coding sequence ATGAAGTTCGTTGATGAAGTTTCCATCCGAGTAAAAGCAGGCGACGGCGGTAACGGTTGCATGAGTTTCCGTCGCGAAAAGTTCATTGAAAACGGTGGCCCAAACGGCGGTGACGGCGGCGACGGCGGTTCCATCTACATGATGGCCGACGAAAACCTCAACACCCTGGTCGACTACCGTTACACCCGGCACTTCGATGCCGAGCGTGGCTCCAACGGCGGCAGCACCGACTGCACCGGCAAAAAAGGTGAAGACCTGGTACTGCGTGTACCGGTCGGCACCACGATCATCGACTCGGCCACCCAGGAAGTGATCGGCGACCTGACCAAGGCCGGCCAGAAGTTGATGGTTGTGCAGGGCGGCTGGCACGGGCTGGGTAACACCCGGTTCAAGTCCAGTACCAACCGTGCACCGCGCCAGACCACGCCGGGCAAACCGGGCGAGCAGCGCGACCTCAAGCTGGAAATGAAAGTACTCGCCGACGTAGGCCTGCTGGGCCTGCCGAACGCCGGCAAAAGTACCTTCATCCGCTCGGTGTCGGCCGCCAAGCCGAAAGTCGCCGATTACCCGTTCACCACCCTGGTGCCAAACCTGGGGGTGGTCAGCGTCGACCGTTGGAAAAGCTTCGTGGTCGCCGACATTCCTGGCCTGATCGAAGGCGCTTCCGATGGTGCAGGCCTGGGGATTCGCTTCCTCAAGCACTTGTCGCGCACCCGTTTGCTGCTGCACCTCGTCGACATGGCGCCGCTGGACGAAACCAATGCTGCCGATGCCGCCGAAGTGATCGTCAGCGAACTGACCAAGTTCAGCCCGGCCCTGGCCGAGCGTGATCGTTGGCTGGTGCTGAACAAGTGCGACCAGATCCTTGAAGAAGAGCACGAAGAGCGCGTCAAGGAAATCGTCGACCGCCTGGAGTGGGAAGGTCCGGTCTACGTGATCTCGGCCATCGCCAAAGAAGGCACCGAGCGCCTTTGCCGCGACATCATGCGTTATCTGGAAGACCGCGCCGACCGCCTGGCGGCCGACCCGGTATTCAAGGCAGAACTGGCCGAGCTCGACCAGCAGATCGAAGACGAAGCCCGTGCCCAGTTGCAAGCGCTGGACGACCAGCGTGCCCTGCGCCGCAGCGGCGTGAAGTCGGTGCATGACATCGGCGACGATGATTGGGACGAGGAAGACGTGGATGATGAAGACGGTCCGGAAATCATTTACGTGCGCGACTGA
- the rpmA gene encoding 50S ribosomal protein L27 gives MAHKKAGGSTRNGRDSEAKRLGVKMYGGQKIIPGNIIVRQRGTQFHAGYGVGMGKDHTLFAKIEGVIKFEVKGAFNRRYVSVVAA, from the coding sequence ATGGCACACAAAAAAGCTGGTGGTAGTACCCGTAACGGTCGCGACTCAGAAGCCAAACGCCTTGGCGTGAAGATGTATGGCGGCCAGAAAATCATTCCGGGCAACATCATCGTGCGTCAGCGCGGCACCCAATTCCACGCCGGTTACGGTGTTGGCATGGGTAAAGATCACACCCTCTTCGCTAAAATCGAAGGCGTGATCAAGTTCGAAGTAAAGGGCGCGTTCAACCGCCGTTACGTGAGCGTTGTCGCAGCTTAA
- the rplU gene encoding 50S ribosomal protein L21: MSYAVIVTGGKQYKVAPGEYLKIEKLEIATGESVTFDRVLLVANGDDVNIGAPVVAGATVVAEVISQGRHDKVRIIKFRRRKHHMKRMGHRQWYTEIKITGIQA; this comes from the coding sequence ATGTCGTACGCAGTAATTGTTACTGGTGGCAAGCAATACAAGGTCGCCCCAGGTGAATACCTGAAGATCGAAAAACTGGAAATCGCTACTGGCGAATCCGTGACTTTTGATCGCGTTCTGTTGGTCGCCAATGGCGATGACGTGAACATCGGCGCTCCAGTTGTTGCTGGCGCTACCGTTGTGGCTGAAGTGATCTCCCAAGGTCGTCATGATAAAGTCCGCATCATCAAGTTCCGTCGTCGTAAGCACCACATGAAGCGTATGGGCCACCGCCAGTGGTACACCGAGATCAAAATCACCGGTATTCAGGCTTAA
- a CDS encoding polyprenyl synthetase family protein, with protein sequence MQPQAFYRAVADDFSAVDGIIKQQLTSKVPLVAKIGDYITSAGGKRLRPLLVLLCGKALGREGDDLRLLAATIEFLHTATLLHDDVVDMSGMRRGRETANAMWGNAPSVLVGDFLYSRSFEMMVELGSMPVMKILSQATRIIAEGEVLQLSKVRDASTTEETYMEVIRGKTAMLFEASTHSAAALCGATAEQAEALRTFGDHLGVAFQLVDDLLDYRGDAETLGKNVGDDLAEGKPTLPLIYTMREGTPEQAALVRKAIQKGGIEDLEAIRAAVEASGSLEYTAQLARDYVARAIQCLQALPASEYRDALVELSEFAVARTH encoded by the coding sequence ATGCAACCCCAAGCTTTCTACCGCGCGGTCGCGGACGATTTTAGCGCCGTCGACGGCATCATCAAGCAGCAGCTGACGTCTAAAGTGCCGCTGGTCGCCAAAATTGGCGACTACATTACGTCGGCGGGCGGTAAGCGCCTGCGTCCTTTATTAGTGTTGCTGTGCGGCAAGGCCCTGGGCCGCGAAGGCGATGACCTGCGCCTGCTGGCGGCCACCATCGAATTCCTGCACACCGCCACCCTGCTGCACGACGACGTGGTCGACATGTCCGGTATGCGCCGTGGTCGCGAGACCGCCAACGCCATGTGGGGCAACGCCCCGAGCGTGCTGGTGGGCGACTTCCTGTACTCGCGCTCGTTCGAAATGATGGTCGAACTGGGCTCGATGCCAGTGATGAAAATTCTTTCACAGGCCACGCGCATCATCGCCGAAGGCGAAGTGTTGCAACTGTCGAAGGTACGCGACGCCAGCACCACCGAAGAAACCTACATGGAAGTGATTCGCGGCAAGACCGCGATGCTCTTCGAAGCCTCCACCCACAGCGCCGCCGCGCTGTGTGGCGCGACCGCCGAACAGGCCGAAGCGTTGCGTACCTTTGGCGATCACCTGGGCGTAGCGTTCCAACTGGTGGACGACCTGCTCGACTACCGTGGCGACGCCGAGACCCTGGGCAAGAACGTCGGTGACGACCTGGCCGAAGGCAAACCGACCCTGCCGCTGATCTACACCATGCGCGAAGGCACGCCGGAACAGGCCGCCCTGGTGCGCAAGGCGATCCAGAAAGGCGGGATCGAAGACCTGGAAGCCATCCGTGCCGCCGTCGAAGCGTCCGGCTCGCTGGAGTACACCGCGCAACTGGCGCGTGACTACGTAGCCCGTGCGATCCAGTGCCTGCAAGCCCTGCCCGCCAGCGAATACCGGGATGCATTGGTTGAGCTGAGCGAATTTGCGGTCGCGCGTACGCACTAA
- a CDS encoding zinc ribbon domain-containing protein YjdM: MSTLPPCPKCNSEYTYEDGAQLICPECAHEWSANGEAEAAGDETVKKDSVGNVLQDGDTITVIKDLKVKGTSLVVKVGTKVKNIRLCDGDHDIDCKIDGIGPMKLKSEFVRKV, translated from the coding sequence GTGAGCACGTTGCCACCCTGCCCGAAATGCAATTCCGAATACACCTACGAAGACGGCGCCCAGCTGATCTGCCCGGAATGCGCCCATGAGTGGTCCGCCAATGGCGAGGCCGAAGCAGCCGGCGATGAAACCGTCAAGAAGGACTCTGTGGGCAATGTCCTGCAGGACGGCGACACCATCACCGTGATCAAGGACCTCAAGGTCAAGGGTACTTCTCTGGTGGTGAAAGTCGGCACCAAGGTCAAGAACATCCGCCTGTGCGACGGCGACCACGATATCGATTGCAAGATTGACGGCATCGGCCCGATGAAACTCAAGTCCGAGTTCGTGCGTAAAGTCTGA